From a single Silene latifolia isolate original U9 population chromosome 6, ASM4854445v1, whole genome shotgun sequence genomic region:
- the LOC141587196 gene encoding ATP-dependent Clp protease proteolytic subunit-related protein 4, chloroplastic-like: protein MAQTMASSSCIFTATTTHNNTSPSLFKPSSLRLSTTFTAPFVAGSVSADFSGHKLRPLSLTTSPSSSRPKRGVVTMVIPFSRGSAWEQPPPDLASYLYKNRIVYLGMSLVPSVTELILAEFLYLQFEDEEKPIYLYINSTGTTKGGEKLGYETEAFAIYDVMRYVKPPIFTLCVGNAWGEAALLLAAGAKGNRAALPSSTIMMKQPTARFQGQATDVELARKEVTNVKAELVKLFSRHIGKTPEEIEADIRRPKYFSPSEAVEYGIIDKVIYNERSPGDKGVVADLKKAQFI, encoded by the exons ATGGCTCAAACAATGGCGTCGTCATCCTGTATCTTCACCGCAACAACCACTCACAACAACACCTCTCCATCTCTCTTCAAACCCTCTTCTCTCCGACTCTCCACCACTTTCACCGCCCCTTTCGTCGCCGGCAGCGTCTCCGCCGACTTCTCTGGCCACAAACTCCGCCCTCTTTCTCTCACTACCTCCCCCTCCTCCTCTCGACCTAAACGCGGCGTTGTTACCATG GTAATTCCCTTCTCTAGAGGAAGTGCTTGGGAGCAACCACCTCCAGATTTGGCCTCGTACTTATACAAGAACCGCATAGTTTATTTGGGCATGTCTCTTGTGCCTTCTGTGACCGAGTTGATACTTGCAGAATTTCTTTATCTTCAATTTGAGGATGAGGAGAAACCGATTTACCTTTACATTAATTCAACAGGCACAACCAAA GGCGGTGAGAAGTTGGGTTATGAAACAGAGGCATTTGCAATTTATGATGTAATGAG GTATGTAAAGCCACCTATATTCACTCTTTGTGTTGGGAATGCCTGGGGAGAGGCAGCGTTGCTTTTGGCTGCTGGTGCAAAGGGGAACCGTGCCGCTTTGCCATCCTCTACTATTATGATGAAACAG CCTACTGCTAGGTTTCAAGGTCAAGCAACTGATGTCGAGCTTGCTAGGAAAGAAGTGACAAACGTTAAGGCAGAGTTG GTTAAGCTGTTTTCAAGGCACATTGGAAAAACCCCTGAAGAGATCGAAGCTGACATCAGACGGCCAAAATATTTCAGCCCTAGTGAAGCAGTTGAATATGGAATCATTGATAAG GTTATCTACAATGAAAGGAGCCCAGGAGACAAAGGAGTTGTCGCGGACCTGAAAAAAGCACAATTTATTTAG